A stretch of Prunus dulcis chromosome 6, ALMONDv2, whole genome shotgun sequence DNA encodes these proteins:
- the LOC117631479 gene encoding protein ALWAYS EARLY 2 isoform X3: MAPTKKSKSVKRYATVNEASPEKYGGGSNKKKQRKRKLSDKLGPEWSKGELERFYDAYRKYGKDWRKVAAAVRNRSIEMVEALYNMNRAYLSLPEGTASVVGLKAMMTDHYNVMEGSDSERESNDASGFSRKPQKRKLGKDQLSASKDVFQLHSSASHEGCLSLLKRRRLDGGQPRAVGKRTPRFPVSYAYKKDDRDTYVSPIKKGRRSEGDNDDEVAHVAALLTEASQRGGSPQISQTPDRRPVHVKSSSVQSSERMHPPRGKARANLRDPSMDEDWLEGSIGSKGAETGDYARDSLEGVGTVEINWKGKKFYGKKEKAKDIGNHQFDDGGEACSGTEEGLNVSSRGKDDIEVSNTKGERFSPQGQRKRSKKLYFGDESSCLDALQTLADLSLMMPESTMESGSSVQLKEEGTNLDVEDKFSVPEATSTSQSRNKNKIPSAKHRGPFAISGVEGTNSKKSKLGREPVFDTTAVSESEQQLQSTTKTWKRKRKSSVLKISNADAPIDSNINEPLKIEAFGEEENKPVTKGKRTNQSSTPSKQWKSTRSLEGSLNSDYRRTGTDLTATTAQAPTSNHVNLPTKRISRRKMYIPRTLHPKEKSSEKKLKNQLNIRSSSAQDRALYLKEKTSCCLSSHLVRRWCTFEWFYSALDYPWFAKREFEEYLNHVGLGHIPRLTRVEWGVIRSSLGKPRRFSEHFLHEEREKLKQYRESVRKHYAELRTGDREGLPTDLARPLSVGQRVIALHPKTREVHDGSVLTVDHDKCRVQFDRPDIGVEFVMDVDCMPLNPLDNMPEALRRQNFAFDKFSLTSKEANKNGNLNFGGPHLEKATSPMNTSVKQGKEDSNHTTSQPKAASADIDRAQQSTYSQPGMVVAHNQARDADIRALSELTRALDKKEALLMELRNTNNNILENQNSGECSLKDSEPFKKHYATVSSALLNLRQRNTYPANSLPPWLKQPANSTIYGGLPSSFDSSISQESGSSVAEIVEVSRSKAHMMVNAAIQAMSSRKGGEDAYVRIREALDSIDNQHLPSDSRLSLNRSQEQVNGNLGHRNQLISSTSDPNFTSDSPGPKPNTDTEKTEAQVLSDVISACVMAVHMIQTCTERQYPPAVVAQVLDYAVTSLHPRCPQNVGIYREIQMCMGRIKTQILALVPT; encoded by the exons ATGGccccaacaaaaaaatccaaaagtGTAAAGCGGTATGCAACTGTAAATGAGGCCTCTCCTGAGAAATATGGCGGAGggtcaaacaaaaaaaagcaacGG AAGAGAAAGTTGTCTGATAAGTTGGGACCAGAGTGGAGCAAGGGAGAGCTTGAGCGTTTTTACGATGCCTACCGAAAATATGGGAAAGATTGGAGGAAG GTGGCTGCTGCAGTGCGCAATAGAAGCATTGAGATGGTGGAGGCTCTTTACAATATGAACCGA GCATACTTGTCACTGCCAGAGGGTACAGCTTCTGTGGTTGGCCTTAAAGCGATGATGACAGATCACTATAATGTTATG GAAGGCAGTGATAGTGAACGAGAGAGCAATGATGCTTCAGGATTTTCTCGGAAACCGCAGAAACGTAAGCTTGGGAAAGATCAGCTCAGTGCCTCAAAAGATGTTTTCCAGTTGCATTCAAGTGCTTCACATGAAGGATGCCTATCATTATTAAAAAGGAGAAGGCTTGATG GTGGCCAGCCTCGGGCAGTTGGGAAGAGGACACCTCGCTTCCCAGTTTCATATGCATATAAGAAAGATGATAGGGATACTTATGTCTCTCCAATTAAAAAGGGTCGGAGGTCAGAGGGGGACAATGATGATGAAGTTGCGCATGTCGCAGCATTATTAACTGAGGCTTCACAAAGAGGAGGCTCTCCCCAAATTTCTCAAACGCCAGACAGAAGACCCGTGCATGTAAAATCTTCTTCTGTTCAGAGCTCAGAAAGAATG CATCCACCACGAGGGAAAGCTCGGGCTAATCTTCGTGATCCTTCAATGGACGAAGACTGGTTGGAAGGTAGTATAGGAAGCAAGGGGGCTGAAACTGGAGATTATGCCAGAGATTCGTTAGAAGGCGTAGGTACAGTAGAAATTAATTGGAAGGGTAAAAAGTTCTatggaaagaaagagaaagctAAAGACATTGGGAATCATCAGTTTGATGATGGTGGTGAAGCATGCAGTGGCACTGAAGAAGGACTTAATGTCAGTTCGAGGGGGAAAGATGATATTGAAGTTTCAAATACAAAAGGGGAACGATTTTCTCCACAAGGTCAAAGgaagagaagcaagaaacTTTATTTTGGAg ATGAAAGCTCATGCTTGGATGCTCTGCAAACTTTGGCTGATTTGTCTCTGATGATGCCGGAATCCACAATGGAATCTG GATCATCTGTCCAGTTGAAAGAGGAAGGAACAAACCTTGATGTGGAAGATAAATTTAGTGTGCCTGAAGCTACATCTACAAGCCAAtctagaaacaaaaataaaatccccAGCGCAAAACATAGAGGACCTTTTGCAATTTCTGGAGTTGAGGGTACTAATTccaaaaaatccaaacttGGGAGGGAGCCGGTATTTGATACTACTGCTGTCTCTGAATCAGAGCAACAGCTCCAGTCTACCACCAAAACATGGAAAAGGAAACGGAAGTCCTCAGTATTAAAG ATATCAAATGCTGATGCCCCTATTGATTCTAATATAAATGAACCTTTAAAGATTGAG GCCTttggtgaagaagaaaataaaccaGTGACTAAAGGAAAACGCACCAATCAAAGCTCTACTCCTTCAAAACAATGGAAATCGACCAGATCCCTGGAAGGATCTTTGAATAGTGATTATAGGCGAACAGGGACTGATTTGACAGCAACGACTGCACAAGCTCCCACTTCAAACCATGTTAATTTGCCAACGAAACGAATAAGCAGACGTAAAATGTATATACCCAGAACATTGCACCCCAAAGAGAAGTCTTCtgagaaaaaattaaaaaatcaacttaACATACGCTCCAGCTCGGCGCAGGACAGAGCACTGTATTTAAAG GAGAAGACTTCTTGCTGCTTGTCATCACATTTAGTACGTAGATGGTGCACTTTTGAGTGGTTTTATAGTGCACTTGACTACCCTTGGTTTGCCAAAAGGGAGTTTGAGGAGTACTTGAATCATGTTGGACTGGGACACATTCCGAGACTAACTCGTGTTGAATGGGGTGTCATTAGAAG TTCCCTTGGCAAACCTCGGAGGTTTTCTGAGCACTTTCTACATGAAGAAAGGGAGAAACTTAAACAATATCGGGAATCTGTAAGGAAACATTATGCTGAACTCCGAACTGGTGATAGGGAAGGACTCCCAACAGATTTAGCAAGACCTTTATCAGTTGGGCAACGAGTGATTGCTCTACATCCCAAGACAAGAGAAGTTCATGATGGAAGTGTGCTCACAGTTGATCATGATAAGTGCAGGGTTCAGTTTGACCGCCCAGATATAGGAGTTGAATTTGTCATG GATGTGGATTGTATGCCGTTGAACCCATTGGATAATATGCCAGAAGCTCTTAGGAGACAGAATTTTGCTTTTGACAAATTCTCTCTTACATCTAAGGAGGCCAATAAGAATGGGAATCTAAATTTTGGAGGCCCACATTTGGAGAAAGCAACTAGCCCCATGAATACTTCCGTAAAGCAGGGAAAG GAGGATTCAAACCATACAACTTCACAACCAAAGGCAGCTTCTGCTGATATTGATAGAGCACAACAGTCAACATATAGTCAACCTGGTATGGTGGTGGCACATAATCAAGCAAGAGACGCAGACATACGAGCTCTTTCTGAGTTGACTCGTGCTCTTGATAAGAAG GAGGCATTGTTGATGGAGCTTAGGAACACAAATAATAACATCCTGGAAAACCAGAACAGTGGAGAATGCTCTTTAAAAGATAGCGAGCCTTTTAAGAAGCATTACGCCACG GTTTCTTCAGCTTTGCTTAATTTGAGGCAACGTAATACTTATCCAGCAAATTCTCTGCCTCCTTGGCTGAAACAGCCAGCCAATTCCACCATCTATGGTGGCCTCCCAAGTTCCTTCGACAGTTCCATTTCTCAAGAATCAGGATCTAGTGTGGCTGAAATTGTTGAAGTCTCAAGATCGAAAGCACATATGATGGTAAATGCTGCTATTCAG GCAATGTCATCAAGGAAGGGAGGGGAAGATGCTTATGTAAGGATAAGAGAGGCTCTAGATTCCATTGATAACCAGCATCTGCCATCAGACTCCAGATTATCTCTAAACAGGTCTCAAGAGCAAGTAAATGGTAATTTGGGCCATCGCAATCAGTTGATTTCCAGTACATCAGATCCCAACTTTACCAGCGATTCACCTGGTCCAAAGCCGAATACTGATACTGAAAAAACTGAGGCACAGGTTCTTTCAGACGTTATCTCTGCTTGTGTGATGGCTGTGCACATGATACAG ACATGCACCGAACGACAATATCCTCCGGCTGTTGTCGCCCAAGTATTAGATTACGCTGTCACAAGCCTGCATCCACGGTGTCCACAGAATGTTGGAATTTACAGAGAAATTCAAATGTGCATGGGCAGAATCAAGACCCAGATATTAGCACTGGTACCAACTTGA
- the LOC117631479 gene encoding protein ALWAYS EARLY 2 isoform X6, translated as MAPTKKSKSVKRYATVNEASPEKYGGGSNKKKQRRKLSDKLGPEWSKGELERFYDAYRKYGKDWRKVAAAVRNRSIEMVEALYNMNRAYLSLPEGTASVVGLKAMMTDHYNVMEGSDSERESNDASGFSRKPQKRKLGKDQLSASKDVFQLHSSASHEGCLSLLKRRRLDGGQPRAVGKRTPRFPVSYAYKKDDRDTYVSPIKKGRRSEGDNDDEVAHVAALLTEASQRGGSPQISQTPDRRPVHVKSSSVQSSERMHPPRGKARANLRDPSMDEDWLEGSIGSKGAETGDYARDSLEGVGTVEINWKGKKFYGKKEKAKDIGNHQFDDGGEACSGTEEGLNVSSRGKDDIEVSNTKGERFSPQGQRKRSKKLYFGDESSCLDALQTLADLSLMMPESTMESGSSVQLKEEGTNLDVEDKFSVPEATSTSQSRNKNKIPSAKHRGPFAISGVEGTNSKKSKLGREPVFDTTAVSESEQQLQSTTKTWKRKRKSSVLKISNADAPIDSNINEPLKIEAFGEEENKPVTKGKRTNQSSTPSKQWKSTRSLEGSLNSDYRRTGTDLTATTAQAPTSNHVNLPTKRISRRKMYIPRTLHPKEKSSEKKLKNQLNIRSSSAQDRALYLKEKTSCCLSSHLVRRWCTFEWFYSALDYPWFAKREFEEYLNHVGLGHIPRLTRVEWGVIRSSLGKPRRFSEHFLHEEREKLKQYRESVRKHYAELRTGDREGLPTDLARPLSVGQRVIALHPKTREVHDGSVLTVDHDKCRVQFDRPDIGVEFVMDVDCMPLNPLDNMPEALRRQNFAFDKFSLTSKEANKNGNLNFGGPHLEKATSPMNTSVKQGKEDSNHTTSQPKAASADIDRAQQSTYSQPGMVVAHNQARDADIRALSELTRALDKKVSSALLNLRQRNTYPANSLPPWLKQPANSTIYGGLPSSFDSSISQESGSSVAEIVEVSRSKAHMMVNAAIQAMSSRKGGEDAYVRIREALDSIDNQHLPSDSRLSLNRSQEQVNGNLGHRNQLISSTSDPNFTSDSPGPKPNTDTEKTEAQVLSDVISACVMAVHMIQTCTERQYPPAVVAQVLDYAVTSLHPRCPQNVGIYREIQMCMGRIKTQILALVPT; from the exons ATGGccccaacaaaaaaatccaaaagtGTAAAGCGGTATGCAACTGTAAATGAGGCCTCTCCTGAGAAATATGGCGGAGggtcaaacaaaaaaaagcaacGG AGAAAGTTGTCTGATAAGTTGGGACCAGAGTGGAGCAAGGGAGAGCTTGAGCGTTTTTACGATGCCTACCGAAAATATGGGAAAGATTGGAGGAAG GTGGCTGCTGCAGTGCGCAATAGAAGCATTGAGATGGTGGAGGCTCTTTACAATATGAACCGA GCATACTTGTCACTGCCAGAGGGTACAGCTTCTGTGGTTGGCCTTAAAGCGATGATGACAGATCACTATAATGTTATG GAAGGCAGTGATAGTGAACGAGAGAGCAATGATGCTTCAGGATTTTCTCGGAAACCGCAGAAACGTAAGCTTGGGAAAGATCAGCTCAGTGCCTCAAAAGATGTTTTCCAGTTGCATTCAAGTGCTTCACATGAAGGATGCCTATCATTATTAAAAAGGAGAAGGCTTGATG GTGGCCAGCCTCGGGCAGTTGGGAAGAGGACACCTCGCTTCCCAGTTTCATATGCATATAAGAAAGATGATAGGGATACTTATGTCTCTCCAATTAAAAAGGGTCGGAGGTCAGAGGGGGACAATGATGATGAAGTTGCGCATGTCGCAGCATTATTAACTGAGGCTTCACAAAGAGGAGGCTCTCCCCAAATTTCTCAAACGCCAGACAGAAGACCCGTGCATGTAAAATCTTCTTCTGTTCAGAGCTCAGAAAGAATG CATCCACCACGAGGGAAAGCTCGGGCTAATCTTCGTGATCCTTCAATGGACGAAGACTGGTTGGAAGGTAGTATAGGAAGCAAGGGGGCTGAAACTGGAGATTATGCCAGAGATTCGTTAGAAGGCGTAGGTACAGTAGAAATTAATTGGAAGGGTAAAAAGTTCTatggaaagaaagagaaagctAAAGACATTGGGAATCATCAGTTTGATGATGGTGGTGAAGCATGCAGTGGCACTGAAGAAGGACTTAATGTCAGTTCGAGGGGGAAAGATGATATTGAAGTTTCAAATACAAAAGGGGAACGATTTTCTCCACAAGGTCAAAGgaagagaagcaagaaacTTTATTTTGGAg ATGAAAGCTCATGCTTGGATGCTCTGCAAACTTTGGCTGATTTGTCTCTGATGATGCCGGAATCCACAATGGAATCTG GATCATCTGTCCAGTTGAAAGAGGAAGGAACAAACCTTGATGTGGAAGATAAATTTAGTGTGCCTGAAGCTACATCTACAAGCCAAtctagaaacaaaaataaaatccccAGCGCAAAACATAGAGGACCTTTTGCAATTTCTGGAGTTGAGGGTACTAATTccaaaaaatccaaacttGGGAGGGAGCCGGTATTTGATACTACTGCTGTCTCTGAATCAGAGCAACAGCTCCAGTCTACCACCAAAACATGGAAAAGGAAACGGAAGTCCTCAGTATTAAAG ATATCAAATGCTGATGCCCCTATTGATTCTAATATAAATGAACCTTTAAAGATTGAG GCCTttggtgaagaagaaaataaaccaGTGACTAAAGGAAAACGCACCAATCAAAGCTCTACTCCTTCAAAACAATGGAAATCGACCAGATCCCTGGAAGGATCTTTGAATAGTGATTATAGGCGAACAGGGACTGATTTGACAGCAACGACTGCACAAGCTCCCACTTCAAACCATGTTAATTTGCCAACGAAACGAATAAGCAGACGTAAAATGTATATACCCAGAACATTGCACCCCAAAGAGAAGTCTTCtgagaaaaaattaaaaaatcaacttaACATACGCTCCAGCTCGGCGCAGGACAGAGCACTGTATTTAAAG GAGAAGACTTCTTGCTGCTTGTCATCACATTTAGTACGTAGATGGTGCACTTTTGAGTGGTTTTATAGTGCACTTGACTACCCTTGGTTTGCCAAAAGGGAGTTTGAGGAGTACTTGAATCATGTTGGACTGGGACACATTCCGAGACTAACTCGTGTTGAATGGGGTGTCATTAGAAG TTCCCTTGGCAAACCTCGGAGGTTTTCTGAGCACTTTCTACATGAAGAAAGGGAGAAACTTAAACAATATCGGGAATCTGTAAGGAAACATTATGCTGAACTCCGAACTGGTGATAGGGAAGGACTCCCAACAGATTTAGCAAGACCTTTATCAGTTGGGCAACGAGTGATTGCTCTACATCCCAAGACAAGAGAAGTTCATGATGGAAGTGTGCTCACAGTTGATCATGATAAGTGCAGGGTTCAGTTTGACCGCCCAGATATAGGAGTTGAATTTGTCATG GATGTGGATTGTATGCCGTTGAACCCATTGGATAATATGCCAGAAGCTCTTAGGAGACAGAATTTTGCTTTTGACAAATTCTCTCTTACATCTAAGGAGGCCAATAAGAATGGGAATCTAAATTTTGGAGGCCCACATTTGGAGAAAGCAACTAGCCCCATGAATACTTCCGTAAAGCAGGGAAAG GAGGATTCAAACCATACAACTTCACAACCAAAGGCAGCTTCTGCTGATATTGATAGAGCACAACAGTCAACATATAGTCAACCTGGTATGGTGGTGGCACATAATCAAGCAAGAGACGCAGACATACGAGCTCTTTCTGAGTTGACTCGTGCTCTTGATAAGAAG GTTTCTTCAGCTTTGCTTAATTTGAGGCAACGTAATACTTATCCAGCAAATTCTCTGCCTCCTTGGCTGAAACAGCCAGCCAATTCCACCATCTATGGTGGCCTCCCAAGTTCCTTCGACAGTTCCATTTCTCAAGAATCAGGATCTAGTGTGGCTGAAATTGTTGAAGTCTCAAGATCGAAAGCACATATGATGGTAAATGCTGCTATTCAG GCAATGTCATCAAGGAAGGGAGGGGAAGATGCTTATGTAAGGATAAGAGAGGCTCTAGATTCCATTGATAACCAGCATCTGCCATCAGACTCCAGATTATCTCTAAACAGGTCTCAAGAGCAAGTAAATGGTAATTTGGGCCATCGCAATCAGTTGATTTCCAGTACATCAGATCCCAACTTTACCAGCGATTCACCTGGTCCAAAGCCGAATACTGATACTGAAAAAACTGAGGCACAGGTTCTTTCAGACGTTATCTCTGCTTGTGTGATGGCTGTGCACATGATACAG ACATGCACCGAACGACAATATCCTCCGGCTGTTGTCGCCCAAGTATTAGATTACGCTGTCACAAGCCTGCATCCACGGTGTCCACAGAATGTTGGAATTTACAGAGAAATTCAAATGTGCATGGGCAGAATCAAGACCCAGATATTAGCACTGGTACCAACTTGA
- the LOC117631479 gene encoding protein ALWAYS EARLY 2 isoform X4 encodes MAPTKKSKSVKRYATVNEASPEKYGGGSNKKKQRRKLSDKLGPEWSKGELERFYDAYRKYGKDWRKVAAAVRNRSIEMVEALYNMNRAYLSLPEGTASVVGLKAMMTDHYNVMEGSDSERESNDASGFSRKPQKRKLGKDQLSASKDVFQLHSSASHEGCLSLLKRRRLDGGQPRAVGKRTPRFPVSYAYKKDDRDTYVSPIKKGRRSEGDNDDEVAHVAALLTEASQRGGSPQISQTPDRRPVHVKSSSVQSSERMHPPRGKARANLRDPSMDEDWLEGSIGSKGAETGDYARDSLEGVGTVEINWKGKKFYGKKEKAKDIGNHQFDDGGEACSGTEEGLNVSSRGKDDIEVSNTKGERFSPQGQRKRSKKLYFGDESSCLDALQTLADLSLMMPESTMESGSSVQLKEEGTNLDVEDKFSVPEATSTSQSRNKNKIPSAKHRGPFAISGVEGTNSKKSKLGREPVFDTTAVSESEQQLQSTTKTWKRKRKSSVLKISNADAPIDSNINEPLKIEAFGEEENKPVTKGKRTNQSSTPSKQWKSTRSLEGSLNSDYRRTGTDLTATTAQAPTSNHVNLPTKRISRRKMYIPRTLHPKEKSSEKKLKNQLNIRSSSAQDRALYLKEKTSCCLSSHLVRRWCTFEWFYSALDYPWFAKREFEEYLNHVGLGHIPRLTRVEWGVIRSSLGKPRRFSEHFLHEEREKLKQYRESVRKHYAELRTGDREGLPTDLARPLSVGQRVIALHPKTREVHDGSVLTVDHDKCRVQFDRPDIGVEFVMDVDCMPLNPLDNMPEALRRQNFAFDKFSLTSKEANKNGNLNFGGPHLEKATSPMNTSVKQGKEDSNHTTSQPKAASADIDRAQQSTYSQPGMVVAHNQARDADIRALSELTRALDKKEALLMELRNTNNNILENQNSGECSLKDSEPFKKHYATVSSALLNLRQRNTYPANSLPPWLKQPANSTIYGGLPSSFDSSISQESGSSVAEIVEVSRSKAHMMVNAAIQAMSSRKGGEDAYVRIREALDSIDNQHLPSDSRLSLNRSQEQVNGNLGHRNQLISSTSDPNFTSDSPGPKPNTDTEKTEAQVLSDVISACVMAVHMIQTCTERQYPPAVVAQVLDYAVTSLHPRCPQNVGIYREIQMCMGRIKTQILALVPT; translated from the exons ATGGccccaacaaaaaaatccaaaagtGTAAAGCGGTATGCAACTGTAAATGAGGCCTCTCCTGAGAAATATGGCGGAGggtcaaacaaaaaaaagcaacGG AGAAAGTTGTCTGATAAGTTGGGACCAGAGTGGAGCAAGGGAGAGCTTGAGCGTTTTTACGATGCCTACCGAAAATATGGGAAAGATTGGAGGAAG GTGGCTGCTGCAGTGCGCAATAGAAGCATTGAGATGGTGGAGGCTCTTTACAATATGAACCGA GCATACTTGTCACTGCCAGAGGGTACAGCTTCTGTGGTTGGCCTTAAAGCGATGATGACAGATCACTATAATGTTATG GAAGGCAGTGATAGTGAACGAGAGAGCAATGATGCTTCAGGATTTTCTCGGAAACCGCAGAAACGTAAGCTTGGGAAAGATCAGCTCAGTGCCTCAAAAGATGTTTTCCAGTTGCATTCAAGTGCTTCACATGAAGGATGCCTATCATTATTAAAAAGGAGAAGGCTTGATG GTGGCCAGCCTCGGGCAGTTGGGAAGAGGACACCTCGCTTCCCAGTTTCATATGCATATAAGAAAGATGATAGGGATACTTATGTCTCTCCAATTAAAAAGGGTCGGAGGTCAGAGGGGGACAATGATGATGAAGTTGCGCATGTCGCAGCATTATTAACTGAGGCTTCACAAAGAGGAGGCTCTCCCCAAATTTCTCAAACGCCAGACAGAAGACCCGTGCATGTAAAATCTTCTTCTGTTCAGAGCTCAGAAAGAATG CATCCACCACGAGGGAAAGCTCGGGCTAATCTTCGTGATCCTTCAATGGACGAAGACTGGTTGGAAGGTAGTATAGGAAGCAAGGGGGCTGAAACTGGAGATTATGCCAGAGATTCGTTAGAAGGCGTAGGTACAGTAGAAATTAATTGGAAGGGTAAAAAGTTCTatggaaagaaagagaaagctAAAGACATTGGGAATCATCAGTTTGATGATGGTGGTGAAGCATGCAGTGGCACTGAAGAAGGACTTAATGTCAGTTCGAGGGGGAAAGATGATATTGAAGTTTCAAATACAAAAGGGGAACGATTTTCTCCACAAGGTCAAAGgaagagaagcaagaaacTTTATTTTGGAg ATGAAAGCTCATGCTTGGATGCTCTGCAAACTTTGGCTGATTTGTCTCTGATGATGCCGGAATCCACAATGGAATCTG GATCATCTGTCCAGTTGAAAGAGGAAGGAACAAACCTTGATGTGGAAGATAAATTTAGTGTGCCTGAAGCTACATCTACAAGCCAAtctagaaacaaaaataaaatccccAGCGCAAAACATAGAGGACCTTTTGCAATTTCTGGAGTTGAGGGTACTAATTccaaaaaatccaaacttGGGAGGGAGCCGGTATTTGATACTACTGCTGTCTCTGAATCAGAGCAACAGCTCCAGTCTACCACCAAAACATGGAAAAGGAAACGGAAGTCCTCAGTATTAAAG ATATCAAATGCTGATGCCCCTATTGATTCTAATATAAATGAACCTTTAAAGATTGAG GCCTttggtgaagaagaaaataaaccaGTGACTAAAGGAAAACGCACCAATCAAAGCTCTACTCCTTCAAAACAATGGAAATCGACCAGATCCCTGGAAGGATCTTTGAATAGTGATTATAGGCGAACAGGGACTGATTTGACAGCAACGACTGCACAAGCTCCCACTTCAAACCATGTTAATTTGCCAACGAAACGAATAAGCAGACGTAAAATGTATATACCCAGAACATTGCACCCCAAAGAGAAGTCTTCtgagaaaaaattaaaaaatcaacttaACATACGCTCCAGCTCGGCGCAGGACAGAGCACTGTATTTAAAG GAGAAGACTTCTTGCTGCTTGTCATCACATTTAGTACGTAGATGGTGCACTTTTGAGTGGTTTTATAGTGCACTTGACTACCCTTGGTTTGCCAAAAGGGAGTTTGAGGAGTACTTGAATCATGTTGGACTGGGACACATTCCGAGACTAACTCGTGTTGAATGGGGTGTCATTAGAAG TTCCCTTGGCAAACCTCGGAGGTTTTCTGAGCACTTTCTACATGAAGAAAGGGAGAAACTTAAACAATATCGGGAATCTGTAAGGAAACATTATGCTGAACTCCGAACTGGTGATAGGGAAGGACTCCCAACAGATTTAGCAAGACCTTTATCAGTTGGGCAACGAGTGATTGCTCTACATCCCAAGACAAGAGAAGTTCATGATGGAAGTGTGCTCACAGTTGATCATGATAAGTGCAGGGTTCAGTTTGACCGCCCAGATATAGGAGTTGAATTTGTCATG GATGTGGATTGTATGCCGTTGAACCCATTGGATAATATGCCAGAAGCTCTTAGGAGACAGAATTTTGCTTTTGACAAATTCTCTCTTACATCTAAGGAGGCCAATAAGAATGGGAATCTAAATTTTGGAGGCCCACATTTGGAGAAAGCAACTAGCCCCATGAATACTTCCGTAAAGCAGGGAAAG GAGGATTCAAACCATACAACTTCACAACCAAAGGCAGCTTCTGCTGATATTGATAGAGCACAACAGTCAACATATAGTCAACCTGGTATGGTGGTGGCACATAATCAAGCAAGAGACGCAGACATACGAGCTCTTTCTGAGTTGACTCGTGCTCTTGATAAGAAG GAGGCATTGTTGATGGAGCTTAGGAACACAAATAATAACATCCTGGAAAACCAGAACAGTGGAGAATGCTCTTTAAAAGATAGCGAGCCTTTTAAGAAGCATTACGCCACG GTTTCTTCAGCTTTGCTTAATTTGAGGCAACGTAATACTTATCCAGCAAATTCTCTGCCTCCTTGGCTGAAACAGCCAGCCAATTCCACCATCTATGGTGGCCTCCCAAGTTCCTTCGACAGTTCCATTTCTCAAGAATCAGGATCTAGTGTGGCTGAAATTGTTGAAGTCTCAAGATCGAAAGCACATATGATGGTAAATGCTGCTATTCAG GCAATGTCATCAAGGAAGGGAGGGGAAGATGCTTATGTAAGGATAAGAGAGGCTCTAGATTCCATTGATAACCAGCATCTGCCATCAGACTCCAGATTATCTCTAAACAGGTCTCAAGAGCAAGTAAATGGTAATTTGGGCCATCGCAATCAGTTGATTTCCAGTACATCAGATCCCAACTTTACCAGCGATTCACCTGGTCCAAAGCCGAATACTGATACTGAAAAAACTGAGGCACAGGTTCTTTCAGACGTTATCTCTGCTTGTGTGATGGCTGTGCACATGATACAG ACATGCACCGAACGACAATATCCTCCGGCTGTTGTCGCCCAAGTATTAGATTACGCTGTCACAAGCCTGCATCCACGGTGTCCACAGAATGTTGGAATTTACAGAGAAATTCAAATGTGCATGGGCAGAATCAAGACCCAGATATTAGCACTGGTACCAACTTGA